From Mycobacterium colombiense CECT 3035:
TCACACCGGAGAATCCCCGCGCCATCAACGGTCCTTTCTCGCGGCACCCCGCGCCGCCACGGCCTCGCCGACCTGACGACGCGGCGAGGCCACGGCTCGATGCGGCCCGCATGGCCCGCTCACACCCTGGATTCGGCGCCTGCCACGACCCCGTGTGGGCGCCGAGGGCACCGGCCAGGCGGTCACGGCTTGGTACGTTACCCCACAAACTAAGGGTTGCCTTACCATAGGTCAACCGGGGGTGCCGGCCGGTAACCTGGGAGACATGAGCGCTGGATCGCCGCCCGTGTTGCTGTACGACGGGGTCTGCGGGGTGTGCAACCGGTCGGTGCGCACGATCCTTCGATTCGATCCCACCGGCCCCCTGCGCTTCGCGGCGCTGGAAAGCGTCTTCGCCAAAGCGATCGTCGAACGCCACCCGGAGATCGGCAGCGTCGACTCGATGGTGTTTGTGGATGACCCGGGCGGGCCCTCGGAACGGGTCGCCGTCCGATCCGCCGCCGTGCTACGCGTGGCGAGTTACCTCGGGGGACCGTGGCGGATGTTCGCCGTCGCGCGCGTCATTCCCGCTCCGCTGCGCGACTGGCTGTACGACAGGTTCGCCGCGGTCCGCTACCGCATCGGCGGTAAGTACGACAGTTGTCCGCTGCCGGCCCCGGAGGTTCGCGCCCGCTTCGTGGCGGACTGACCGGCCTCAGTCGGTGCCCGGCGCCGAAGTG
This genomic window contains:
- a CDS encoding thiol-disulfide oxidoreductase DCC family protein, whose translation is MSAGSPPVLLYDGVCGVCNRSVRTILRFDPTGPLRFAALESVFAKAIVERHPEIGSVDSMVFVDDPGGPSERVAVRSAAVLRVASYLGGPWRMFAVARVIPAPLRDWLYDRFAAVRYRIGGKYDSCPLPAPEVRARFVAD